A genomic window from Ascaphus truei isolate aAscTru1 chromosome 1, aAscTru1.hap1, whole genome shotgun sequence includes:
- the SGCB gene encoding beta-sarcoglycan, whose protein sequence is MVWSLGRSGLSELSDCGRGKMAASEQSSNGPVKKSMREKAVERRNVNKEHNSNFKAGYIPIDEDRLHKTGLRGRKGNLAICVIVLLFILAVINLIITLVIWVVIRVGPSGCDSMEFHESGLLRFKQVSDMGVIHPLYKSTVGGRRNEDLVITGNNQPVIFQQGSTTLSVDKDKTSITSDIGMEFVDPRTQKTLFSTDYEKHEFHLPKGVKTLNVQRASTERITSNATSDLNIKVDGNATVRGNEGVFIMGKTIEFRVGRDMELKAGHSIVLNGTVMVSTSRLPSSSAGDLSYSDVWERYKLCICADGTLFRVQVESSNMGCQTSENPCGATN, encoded by the exons AGTTCCAATGGCCCGGTAAAGAAGTCAATGCGTGAGAAAGCGGTCGAGCGCAGAAACGTAAATAAAGAGCACAACAGTAATTTCAAAGCCGGATATATTCCCATTGATGAAGATCGTCTGCATAAAACTGGCTTGAGAGGCCGGAAGGGCAATTTAGCTATTTGTGTGATTGTCCTCTTGTTTATCTTGGCTGTCATCAACTTAATT ATCACCCTGGTTATATGGGTTGTAATTCGCGTTGGTCCCAGTGGCTGTGACAGCATGGAATTCCACGAGAGCGGCTTGCTGCGGTTTAAACAAGTATCTGACATGGGGGTGATACATCCATTATACAAGAGCACCGTGGGGGGACGTCGGAACGAAGATCTGGTCATCACTGGCAACAACCAGCCT GTCATTTTCCAGCAGGGTTCAACAACACTTAGCGTGGACAAAGATAAGACCTCGATCACCAGTGACATTGGCATGGAATTTGTTGATCCCAGAACCCAAAAGACTTTGTTCAGCACAGATTATGAGAAGCATGAGTTTCATCTGCCAAAAGGAGTGAAAACCTTGAATGTCCAAAGAGCATCTACAGAACGG ATTACAAGCAATGCTACCAGCGATCTCAATATAAAAGTTGATGGAAATGCTACTGTACGTGGGAATGAAGGAGTGTTTATCATGGGAAAGACCATAGAGTTTCGCGTGGGTCGTGACATGGAGCTGAAAGCA GGGCACAGCATAGTCCTGAATGGCACAGTGATGGTCAGTACTTCCCGACTACCAAGTTCTTCTGCCGGGGATCTGTCATACAGTGATGTGTGGGAGCGCTACAAGCTGTGCATATGTGCAGATGGAACTCTGTTTAGAGTGCAGGTGGAGAGCAGCAACATGGGATGCCAAACGTCAGAAAACCCATGTGGGGCCACAAATTAG